The Qipengyuania aurantiaca genome contains the following window.
TCCGAATGGAAGGCGCGCATCCTCGGCTGGAAGGCGCGCGACTGTCTCGCCTATCCCGAGAAGTCCGAGCAGATCATGCCGCAGAAGAGCATTGAACGCCTCTTCGCGCTGACCAAGGACCGCGATCCCATCATCACCACCGAAGTCGGCCAGCACCAGATGTGGGCGGCGCAGTATTTCGGCTTCATGGGCCCGAACAAGTGGCTCACCAGCGGCGGTCTCGGTACGATGGGCTACGGCCTGCCCGCAGCCATCGGCGCGCAGCTGGGTAATCCGGGCAGCCTCGTCATCGACATTGCGGGCGAGGCGAGCATCCAGATGAACATCCAAGAGCTTGGCACGGCGAGCCAGTTCCGCCTGCCGGTGAAGGTGTTCATCCTCAACAACGAATATATGGGCATGGTCCGCCAGTGGCAGGAACTTACCTATGAAAGCCGCTATTCGAACAGCTATTCGGACAGCCTCCCCGACTTCGTGAAGCTGGCCGAGGCATACGGCTGGAAAGGCATCCGCATCGAGGACGAAAGCCAGCTCGATGCAGGCATCGAGGCGATGCTCGCGCATGACGGGCCGGTCATCGTTGATTGCCAGGTGGCCAAGGAAGCGAACTGCTTCCCGATGATCCCCAGCGGCGCGGCGCATACCGACATGCTGCTCTACGGCGACCAGGTCGGCGGCACGATGGACGACGAAGCGAAGGCACTCGTATAATGGTTATTTCCAAGGAACTCCCCGCGGCGCTCGCCGCCAAGGCGCAGCGCCGCAACTGGTACACGCGCGAGAATGCGGAGCTGCTGCTCGATTGGATTGAAGAAACCGGCCAGCGCTTCCTCGGCGTCGATGTGGCGCAGGAGCAGAAAGACGGCAGTTGGTTGCTCATCGACGAGGGGCTGGACCTCTCGCGCCAGACCGAGAATTTCGAAGCCGTGCGCCGCGGCCGCCAGTTCATTGGCGAGTATGACGGCGCTGGCCGCATGTTCGCGCCCGTGTGGCAGGACCGCGGTGCATGAAAATCGCCGAGCAATCCTCCGAGCGGCACGTGCTCAATGTCATCGTCGACAACGAGGCGGGTATCCTTGCGAAGATATCCGGCCTTTTCACCGCGCGCGGCTACAATATCGATAGCCTGACCGTGGCGGACATTTCCGAGGACCACGCGATCAGCCGCATCACCGTGGTGACGCGCGGACCCGAGCCGGTCATCGACCAGATCCGCGCCCAGCTCGAACGGCTGGTGCCTGTGCATCGGGTCATCGACCTCACCGAAAGCGGCGCGCATGTCGAGCGCGAGCTGGCGCTGGTGAAGGTGGCCGGAAAAGGGGACGCGCGCGTCGAGGCGCTGCGCATTGCCGAATTGTTCCGCGCCAATGTCGTCGACACCACCACCGAAAGCTTCGTGTTCGAGCTCACCGGCTCGCCCGACAAGGTGGATAGTTTCATCGCCCTGATGCGCGAACTCGGCCTCGTCGAGGTCGGTCGCTCGGGGATCGTAGGAATGATGCGCGGCCCTTCTGCCGAGTAGGGGCGCAAACTAGAACGAGGAATCCAATGCAAGTCTATTACGATGCCGATTGCGACCAGCAGCTGATCAAGGACAAGAAAGTCGCGATCGTCGGCTATGGCAGCCAGGGCCACGCACACGCCCAGAACCTGCGCGACAGCGGGGTCGGCGAGGTCGTCATCGCGCTGCGCGAAGGTTCGGCCACGGCGAAGAAAGCCGAAGGCGCTGGCTTCACCGTGAAGACAGTGTCCGAGGCCGCCGAATGGGCGGACGTGCTGATGATCCTCGCACCCGACGAGCATCAGGCGGCGATCTACGCCAATGAAGTCGCGGGCAAGATGCGCCCCGGCACTGCGCTCGCCTTCGCCCACGGTCTCAACATCCACTTCGGCCTGATCGACCCGCCCGCCGATGTCGATGTCATCATGATTGCGCCCAAGGGTCCGGGTCACACCGTTCGCGGCGAATATATTAAGGGCGGCGGCGTGCCCTGCCTCATCGCGGTCCATCAGGAGTCGAACCAGTCGGGCGGCAACGGCTTCGCCAAGCAGCTCGCGCTTTCCTACGCCAGCGCCGTCGGAGGCGGCCGTTCGGGCATCATCGAAACCGATTTCAAGGAAGAGTGCGAAACCGACCTCTTCGGCGAACAGGCGGTGCTGTGCGGCGGTATCACCCACCTCATCCAGGCCGGGTTCGAAACGCTGGTCGAAGCCGGATACGCGCCCGAAATGGCCTATTTCGAATGCCTCCACGAAACCAAGCTGATCGTCGACCTGCTCTACGAAGGCGGCATCGCCAACATGCGCTATTCGATCTCGAACACCGCGGAATACGGTGACATCAAGACCGGTCCGCGCATCATCACCGAAGAGACCAAGGCGGAAATGGGCCGCGTGCTCAAGGACATCCAGTCGGGCCGCTTCGTGAAGGACTTCGTGCTCGACAACCAGGCGGGCCAGCCCGAACTCAAGGCCAGCCGCAAGGCCGCCGCCGCGCATCCGATCGAAAAGACCGGCGCGCAGCTCCGCGCGATGATGCCGTGGATCGGTGCCAACAAGCTGGTCGACAAGGACAAGAATTAAACTGCCGTTCAGCCAAGGGGATGAAAGCTCGAAGTATTGAACGCGACAGGGGAGGGACTTCGATGACTTTCATTCTCGCGGCCAGGACCGCATTTCTATCGGGCAGCGCCCTGATCCTTTGCGCCTGCACCGAAACCACGCCGCCCGACGACGCGCAGCCGATGCCGGGCGAAACGCCGGTCGCCGACAGCACTGCGGAAGAGCCGAAGGTTAGTTGGCAGGCTCCCGACAGCTGCCCCCCTTGGGCATCCGACGATCGCCCGGAAGGCAGCAATTGCCATGGCATCCTGCCGGAAACTTGCGGAGCGGATCGCGCCGCGGCCTATGTCGGCAGGCTCGGCACCCCGGCCGTGCGCGCGGAACTGGAGGAGGTTGCGGTGCGCGAATTGCGTTGGCTCCCGCCCGAGACCGCTTATACCGAAGATCTTTCAAACGGGCGCCTCAACATCATCCTCGATGAAAATAACGTCATCACGAAGGTGGACTGTTACTAACGAACGAGTAAAGAACACGCGCTTTTGTTAGCGTATTAGGGCTGAGGGGAGACAGCGGGTGTCGGAAACATTGAAACTGTCCTGCGCTTGCGGAGAGGTGAAGGCCAGCGTTGAAAAGGCGACGAAGGACGAAGGTGACTTCGTTTACTGCCATTGCGAGGATTGCCAATCCGTACCCAAGTACCTCGGCAAAGAGAATCGCATTCTCGAGGCCAATGGGGGTACGGCCCTGTACCAGTCGCGCTGCGCCCGCCTTTCCTTCCAGCACGGCAAGGACAAGCTCGCCGGTCTTCACATGACCGACAAGCCGACGCTGCGCTGGTACGCCAGCTGCTGCAACACGCCGATGTTCAACACATACGCCAACGGCAAGCTGCCCTACACCACCGTGCTGTTGGCCAACGCCGATGCGGAAGGACGCGCGGCTCTGGGCGAGCCGATGGGGCATCTCCACCTCGCCGATGCGCCGGGAGATACGACCGGCCTTCAGCCGCTGTCGATGAATGCGCTCCTGCGCAGCTTCTTCAAGCGGCTGGTGAAAGACATCTTTTCCGGTGACCGTCGGCGCAATCCGTTGTTCGATCCCAAGACGCTGGAGCCGATCAGCGAACCGCACCGTCTGACGGAAACCGAACGGCAGGCCTTGCAAAGCGCGTAGGCAGCCGCTTTCACTCATTCCATGAGAATTTCCGCCGCGCACCCTGCCGTCTATGCCCTGTGCGCGGTGGCTTTTGCTGCCATCGTCTACGCGCAGCTGACCCGCGAGCGCGCGCCGGCCCGCGAACGGGTGGTGAGCACCAGCGCCCTTACCGATTACGCCCGCGCAACGCTCGCCGAAATCCAGCCGCGCTCGATTGCCAACAACCAGGAATATTGCGGCGTCATTTTCGAAGACGAGGAGGGCAATCTCCAGACCTCGAAAATCTATGCCGGCGAACGGGCGGCCTGCGCGCTCGATTGGGGTGTACCGCTGGGCTATCACGTGGTGGCGAGCTTCCATTCGCATGGCGGCTTCGACACGCAATACGCCTCGGAAATTCCCTCCAGCCTCGATCTTGCGACCGATATCGACGCGCGGATCGATGGCTTCGTCGGCACGCCGGGCGGGCGCATCTGGCACAACCGCTGGCAGGATGAGGCGACCGAACTGGCCTGCGGCGAGGCCTGCCTGCCGGTCGACCCGCGCTACGAGGCCTTCAAGCGCAGCAGCGGCCAGCGCTTCAACATCGCCCGGCGCTATTCGATGGACGAGCTCAACAGCCTGTTCGGGGTCGAAGGCGCGTGAGGCTCTCCGATTGCCATAACATCGACGATTTCCGCCGCCTCGCGAAGAAGCAGCTGCCCTGGCCGGTGTTCGACTATATCGACGGCGCGGCGGACGACGAGCTGACCAAGGCGCGCAACACCTCCGCCTTCGAAGAGGTCGACCTCGTCCCCGACGTGCTCGCCGGGGTGGAGCGGATCGACACCAGTTGCACCATCATGGGCTGCCGCAGCGAACTGCCGCTCATGCTCAGCCCCACCGCGCTCCAGCGGGCTTTCCACCGCGATGGCGAGCGGGCGGTGGCGAAGGCGGCGGAAAACTTCGGCGTGTGGTTTGGCATATCCAGCCTCGCCACCCATTCGATCGAGGAAATCGCCGCCCTCACCAGCGCGCCCAAGCTGTTCCAGCTCTATGTCCATAAGGACAAGGGGCTCAACGCCAGCATGATCGAGCGTTGCAAGGCCGCCGATTTCGATGCGCTGGCGCTGACTGTGGACACCATCGTATCCGGCAAGCGCGAACGCTGCCTGCGCTCGGGCTTCACCACCCCGCCCCGTTTTTCCGCATCCTCGCTGTGGAGCTACGCCACGCGGCCGCGTTGGACGCTGGATTATGTCTTCGGGCCGAAGTTCCGCCTGCCCAATCTCGACGGCTATGTCAGCGAGGGCAGCGGCAAGGCGGTCAGCATCCAGGAATACTTCAACACCATGCTCGACACCGGCATGGATTGGGACACCGCCGCGCGCATCCGTCAGGACTGGGGCGGGACCCTCGCATTGAAGGGCGTGATGAGCGTTGCCGATGCGCGCCGCGCGGTGGAGATCGGTGCCGACGCGATCTGGATTTCCAACCATGGCGGCCGCCAACTCGACGGCAGCCGCGCGCCTTTCGACCAGCTCAAGGAGATCGTCGATGCGGTCGGCGGCGAAATCGAGATCATCCTCGACGGCGGTGTGCGGCGCGGCACGCATGTCATGAAAAGCCTCGCCATGGGGGCGACGGCGGCCTCGGGCGGACGGCTATACCTCTACGCGCTCGCCGCGGCGGGACAGGAGGGCGTCGAGCGCGCCCTCACCATCCTCAAGGAGGAGATCGAGCGCGCGATGCGGCTCATGGGCGTCACTTCGGTGCAACAATTGAACCGCGAACGGCTGCGCTTTCGATAAATTCGCAAAGCAGAGCTTGAAAACGCGGCAAGATTGCGCAATGCAGCATGGCATGACCCGTCTCGGACTAATCCTGCGACTTACCCGCCCTTGGGCGTGATATTGGCGTGCCAGCTAGGTGCGCCGCGCACCCAAGGGACCCGCCACCAGCCGCAGTAACCGACACGAGTACCTCCCGATGCCCATGCTCAGCGACCCGAGCGTCAAATATTCGCCCTTCCCGCAGGTCCCCCTGACCGACCGGCAATGGCCCACGCGCACCATCACCGCCCCGCCCCGCTGGCTCAGCACCGACCTGCGCGACGGCAACCAGGCGATCGTCGACCCGATGGACGCGCACAAGAAGAACCGCTTCTTCGACCTGCTGGTGGAAGTCGGCGTGAAGGAAATCGAGGTCGGCTTCCCCAGCGCGGGCGCGACCGAGTTCGATTTCATCTCGGGCCTCGTGAAATCCGGCCGCATCCCCGACGACGTGATCGTGCAGGTCCTGACGCAGAGCCGCGAGGATCTGATCCGCACCAGCTTCGCCAGCCTCACCGGCGCGCGCGCGGCCATCGTCCATCTCTACAACGCCGTCAGCCCCGCCTGGCGCGAGGTGGTTTTCGGCATGACGAAGGACCAGGTGCGCGACATCGCGGTGCACGGCGCCAAGGTCATGCGCGACGAAGCGGGCAAGCAGCCCGGCACCGACTGGCACTTTCAGTACAGCCCGGAAACCTTCTCGACCGCCGAACTCGATTTCAGCCTCGAGGTTTGCGAGGCGGTGATGGAGGTCCTCGCCCCCACGCCCGAACACCCGATCATCCTCAACCTGCCCGCCACGGTGGAGGCGGCCACACCCAATATCTACGCCGACCAGGTCGAGTATTTCATCCGCAACCTGCCCAAGCGCGAGAGCGCGGTGATCAGCCTCCACACCCACAACGATCGCGGCACGGGCGTGGCGGCAGCAGAGCTGGCGCTGATGGCGGGCGCGGACCGCGTCGAGGGCTGCCTGTTCGGCAATGGCGAGCGCACCGGCAATTGCTGCCTCGTGACCATGGCCTTGAATATGTACACGCAGGGCGTCGACCCGAAGCTCGACTTCTCCGACATCGACCGCGTCATCGAGACGGTCGAGTATTGCAACGAACTGCCCGTCCACCAGCGCCACCCCTATGGCGGCGAGCTGGTCTACACGGCGTTCTCCGGCAGTCACCAGGATGCCATCAAAAAGGGCTTTGCCGCCAACGAACTGCAGAACGATCCCCATTGGCGCGTCCCCTACCTGCCCATCGACCCCGCCGATCTCGGCCGCAGCTACGAGGCGGTGATCCGCG
Protein-coding sequences here:
- the ilvN gene encoding acetolactate synthase small subunit, giving the protein MKIAEQSSERHVLNVIVDNEAGILAKISGLFTARGYNIDSLTVADISEDHAISRITVVTRGPEPVIDQIRAQLERLVPVHRVIDLTESGAHVERELALVKVAGKGDARVEALRIAELFRANVVDTTTESFVFELTGSPDKVDSFIALMRELGLVEVGRSGIVGMMRGPSAE
- a CDS encoding DUF6151 family protein, with the translated sequence MSETLKLSCACGEVKASVEKATKDEGDFVYCHCEDCQSVPKYLGKENRILEANGGTALYQSRCARLSFQHGKDKLAGLHMTDKPTLRWYASCCNTPMFNTYANGKLPYTTVLLANADAEGRAALGEPMGHLHLADAPGDTTGLQPLSMNALLRSFFKRLVKDIFSGDRRRNPLFDPKTLEPISEPHRLTETERQALQSA
- a CDS encoding DUF4329 domain-containing protein, which codes for MRISAAHPAVYALCAVAFAAIVYAQLTRERAPARERVVSTSALTDYARATLAEIQPRSIANNQEYCGVIFEDEEGNLQTSKIYAGERAACALDWGVPLGYHVVASFHSHGGFDTQYASEIPSSLDLATDIDARIDGFVGTPGGRIWHNRWQDEATELACGEACLPVDPRYEAFKRSSGQRFNIARRYSMDELNSLFGVEGA
- the ilvC gene encoding ketol-acid reductoisomerase; this translates as MQVYYDADCDQQLIKDKKVAIVGYGSQGHAHAQNLRDSGVGEVVIALREGSATAKKAEGAGFTVKTVSEAAEWADVLMILAPDEHQAAIYANEVAGKMRPGTALAFAHGLNIHFGLIDPPADVDVIMIAPKGPGHTVRGEYIKGGGVPCLIAVHQESNQSGGNGFAKQLALSYASAVGGGRSGIIETDFKEECETDLFGEQAVLCGGITHLIQAGFETLVEAGYAPEMAYFECLHETKLIVDLLYEGGIANMRYSISNTAEYGDIKTGPRIITEETKAEMGRVLKDIQSGRFVKDFVLDNQAGQPELKASRKAAAAHPIEKTGAQLRAMMPWIGANKLVDKDKN
- the leuA gene encoding 2-isopropylmalate synthase; the encoded protein is MPMLSDPSVKYSPFPQVPLTDRQWPTRTITAPPRWLSTDLRDGNQAIVDPMDAHKKNRFFDLLVEVGVKEIEVGFPSAGATEFDFISGLVKSGRIPDDVIVQVLTQSREDLIRTSFASLTGARAAIVHLYNAVSPAWREVVFGMTKDQVRDIAVHGAKVMRDEAGKQPGTDWHFQYSPETFSTAELDFSLEVCEAVMEVLAPTPEHPIILNLPATVEAATPNIYADQVEYFIRNLPKRESAVISLHTHNDRGTGVAAAELALMAGADRVEGCLFGNGERTGNCCLVTMALNMYTQGVDPKLDFSDIDRVIETVEYCNELPVHQRHPYGGELVYTAFSGSHQDAIKKGFAANELQNDPHWRVPYLPIDPADLGRSYEAVIRVNSQSGKGGFAWVLEQDQGLKLPKKMQADFSPHVQRMADELGRELGAPDIWEAFKSAYHVQTEKKHFQLVDYEERRATDGTRLLSGTIAVQGQEQSVSGRGNGLISSVLSTIEESFGLALEIVDYTEHALTTGRDSRAAAYLECRTPDGRTIWGVGIDEDVATASVRAVLSAANSAVSG
- a CDS encoding alpha-hydroxy acid oxidase codes for the protein MRLSDCHNIDDFRRLAKKQLPWPVFDYIDGAADDELTKARNTSAFEEVDLVPDVLAGVERIDTSCTIMGCRSELPLMLSPTALQRAFHRDGERAVAKAAENFGVWFGISSLATHSIEEIAALTSAPKLFQLYVHKDKGLNASMIERCKAADFDALALTVDTIVSGKRERCLRSGFTTPPRFSASSLWSYATRPRWTLDYVFGPKFRLPNLDGYVSEGSGKAVSIQEYFNTMLDTGMDWDTAARIRQDWGGTLALKGVMSVADARRAVEIGADAIWISNHGGRQLDGSRAPFDQLKEIVDAVGGEIEIILDGGVRRGTHVMKSLAMGATAASGGRLYLYALAAAGQEGVERALTILKEEIERAMRLMGVTSVQQLNRERLRFR